The genomic window atcttctccaaatatgtagtttgtgcgacattattttcatgttgaatcgttgcaagaaccctttagaagaaaactcacaaattcttgtatcTGATGAATCACACACTTCAACcaaatcacattcttgatttATCTTCTATGGTGCTCAACTTTCCTCGTCATTTTGTTTCatgatattgttattgttgtttgtttcatagatctccatgagtaattgtacttcatcatgtgaacatatagtttgtttgtgatCTATACTTTTACGAGGATTAAACAAATTACCtgcatatctaaaataacaaaatatatacttgatgatatattgacaacaaataataggtcCATAATGTATTTGTCCCCAATTGAACTAAAATGTGGTACTTCATGACCAATTAGTTCTTCATCATTTACTCGAActctaaaatattcttcaaatacttattttgtaagaaatgacaatattttttgCACATAGTAAAGCGctatatatatgataaatgacaatgaggatcatagatcaaagtctattaaagattatagaaaatgaaattattgactaaataGGTAGATGCGATTGATTCAatattaaactagctttgcaaagcaaaAGGTTAttggaccagcagtccatacaTCTGAAGATGAAAATAACTAGTACAAATTAGttttcaggattcatattttaaaatttatcacaccatgaatcttcaggattcatattttaaaatttatcacactatgaatctttAGGATTCGTAATGTTTatgaatcaataaaaaaaacgagaagaaaaaaaaatgatctgaaaaaatagaataaaaaaatcatacataaaataaaattgtcacttccctttgatgctatacctttcttgaaaggggagagactatcgtgctgataatgTGTTATAAAACTAATCCAAACATAACTATGAATATAGAAGaatagagatgaaggagagaagagagaaagattagagtttgtatattctcttcaaggtgtgtattacattgtaacaaaggggtcctatttataggacacatttaggggacaagaaaacctacacaataatggacattcattacatattattattcataacacaaactttttttttcttaaaaatccCAAATTAGTTGACAAATCATTTATAGGTTTAATGATAATTTGGAGATTTTTTAGTTTAGAAGAACATAACACATAGATCTATATTAAATGGAGAGGAAAGGAAATGCTTTGGAAATTAGAGATGAAGATTCAAAAGAACATGATGGAGATGATGAagatcttcattttttttaatttcttaatttttttaataaaaatagattttgaaaaaaatagaattatctttttgtcaaaaaaaaaaagaattaccTGATGTGGCAAGCCACatcagtatttttttaataaaaaatgaaaaaaaatgaccgaaatgttacaaatatacaagataaatgacctatatgttacaaataaaagttaaaggaccaaagtgttacaaataaataagataaatgacccTTGAGGTAATTTTGCcaagattctatcaaaatagattggcttttagggcttactccaacaatctcccactagcactaaagccaatcagatattaactcaacatctattggactagTGTGATCATCAAGCATCTATTGGAGTAGTGGAGAATGAACTttttcctatgttggtacccgacacatcttccaatttacacttttgatcttctatcaaaaggaaataaagtgtcaaaacttatatttgaatcgttggtgagatctagTTTTTCCTTGCTTACAAGATTGAACCGTTAACATCTTTAATGAGGTAAAGGAAATCTGCAacgtaaggaaaacaattttctgcctcatcttatgagacaaatgattcaaatcatatattttctgaagcttgtaagcttacagaGTTGACATTcgagcataaagtttattccaaACTATaatctgggtatactgttcttcggTTTGGAAAATcagtatcattgtaactcatttacaatgatccTTTTCAGATCCAATCAAGAAGCCATCCTTAGTCCTTTTAATATATCCATGGATATCcttgatggtgatctaatgacaTATCATGCcatatagtacatctggtctagtacatattaTGATGTACACGATCAATCCGATTGCCAAAGCATTTGGATACTCctcatgcatccctttctcatctaATGAGGTTGGATACtgtctttgagacaaaataTATCATGTGACGTATGCAATAATTTCAGCCAAAAATTACTATCCATGTAAATATACGCAGATATctcaaaaaacataaattacccactcaaaaaatatatccaaaaatattaaacaaattcAAATCTTACACTTATTCAACGGAACAGACATAAACAAAACATCATACTATCGACCTCTATAGATGATACCTACTTAATTAGGAATTGGATCTGGTGCAGTCACTTTTCTATGCAGTCGTTTTATAGCCGTCCGATCGTAATCGGACGGCTTAAACAAATGCAgtcaataaataagtttttaaatcataaccgtctgatcttgatcagacggctGTAGATGGCTTGAATGCATGACTGCACCAAAAAAGTGACTGCACGGAATCCAGGTCCACTTAATTAGGTCCCTAATTAGACATATATTTAGATAAACGTGTGAAATGCTAATCTTACCTTAAAAGTGGTTTTTCCCTAAGCCGTATTAATTAACTAAGCCCGTGTTTGGAAAGTTCCCTTTACGTTTAAGCaaaaaagtaagaaaatatGGTTCATAGTATTAGTACAAATCAATGAAACCATTAATCACTCCCATCAAACGCGGTTCCGTCCGTCGTTTAACAGTTTCAACTTATCTGTCTTTCCCATACGAAATTTCTTCTTTCAACCAAACACACGCCACGCGCACGCGCACGCGCACGCGCTAATATTACCCACGGTTTCATTTTAAACAATTCATTGACTTCGTAGTCTTTCTTCTCACTACTACTTCGTCTTCTCTTCTGAACTGAATCTcacaaaaaacaagaaaaaataataatgaacaaTTTATTCACCGGTTCATTTTCTCGCTTCCATAGCGAAGAAGTCTCACCGGATCGCCACCATGTGATTGAGATGACAGACGGTGGCGGAGCCACCGGAGGTAGAGTAAACCTGGACAAATTTTTCGACGACGTAGAAGGTGTAAAAGACGATCTAAAAGAGCTTGAAGTAATTTCACATAGACTCGAAAAGAGTCATGAACAGAGCAAAACGGTTCACGATGCTAAGGGAGTTAAGGAATTGCGTTCTCGTATGGACGACGAAGTTTCGGTGGCTTTGAAAAAAGCGAAGATGGTGAAACTGAAATTGGAAGCGTTGGAACGATCTAATGCTGCGAACCGGAATTTGCCAGGGTGTGGACCGGGTTCGTCTTCGGACCGGACGAGAAGTTCTGTGGTCAACGGTTTGAAAAAGAAGCTTAAGGATTCTATGGAGACTTTTAACCGTCTCCGTGAACTTATTTCTTCGGAGTATAGAGAGACTGTTCAACGCCGTTATTTTACCGTTACCGGCGAGAATCCTGATGATAAGACGCTTGATCTGTTGATTTCCACTGGTAATAATAATGTTTACatctcttaatttattttaaaacatgtTTATCATAATAATTTCATGTGGAAAATTGGTAATCAGattttaaattatgtttatCATTATTATATGAATACCTTAATATCTATCTAGCATTGAATTGACATACAAAATAATGagttcataaaacttaacaaatGGTCATGAGTTCTGAGTTCGATCCTCCTGACCAGTGATTAGACACTTTGGAGTTGCGCATTGGTGCTTCAAATTATAGTGTATTTATTATTGGAGATGATCATGAATCAAATTTGCTATCAATTATTGGATTGGAAGAGGTATAGGACTTGATTGAATTGGTGGAGAATTAGTGTATTGATAGGCAAGTGAAGAGAATTTGTATATGATTCTCCTTAGTGTGAGGTTATTAGTATGGTTGTTGTAAGAATAAATCTCTTGGAGAGAGTTTTCTAGGTGGATTTGGATTCCATGTAATTAGAGATTCCTTGAATTCACGCGGTCGATTTTAAACACTGTTTGATTGATCTAGACGTGGTTTCAGATTTCAAGCATGGtgtcaaatttaaaaatatttaaaagctATCTCGAAGTCTGTGTTGTCCTATCTATCAGATAGTATCGAGTTGCTGATTGCGTGAATGCTGCTTGCAGAGAATTTGTTTTGTCCTACCTCCATTAGTCTTAAACAGCCACCAGCGGCCTGGGTGGGACATGTGGATTTAACACTAAAAGAGTGTCGAACTCCTGACTGCATTAATGCATGAAATCCTCATTGACTCTTAGTTTAGACAATCATTTTTCCTCCTACCCTCCGACAACCCTTGATCAGCCTCAGGTGGCATGATACATGTAGACTTGACACTAAAAACAAGgtctttcaaaattttagtaTGTTAAGTCAATCACCTTTAAAGATAGCTTGTTATTTGTTGGGTTGGACCGGTTGGTGAAGTATACGTTCCTAGTGATTTTGAGTTTTAATCAAGTTAAGGTTCAACAATTTTCTTGATCTGATTTGATGTGAGTTTCACTTTCTTGCAGGCGAGAGTGAGACCTTTCTTCAGAAAGCCATTCAAGAACAAGGCAGGGGAAGAATTATTGACACAATCAATGAGATTCAAGAGAGGCATGATGCTGTCAAAGAGTTGGAGAAGAGTCTACTGGCGTTGCACCAAGTGTTCCTTGACATGACAGTATTGGTACAACTTCAAGGTGAGCAGTTGGATGATATTGAGAGCCACGTGGCAAGGGCGAGCTCGTTTGTGCAAACTGGAACTGAGCAGTTACAGACTGCAAGGAAGCACCAGAAAAACACAAGGAAATGGACCTGTTATTGTATTATACTACTTCTGATCATCGTCTTGTTTGTGGTTCTCTTCACTGTGAAACCGTGGCAACATAGTGGTGGCGGTGGGGGTAATCAGCCTGCTCCAGCGCAAACAAACCCTTCTCCTCCCCCTCCTCCAACTCCTACTTAACCTTAGGGATTAAGAGTATCTGTCTATAAACTGTTACAAATATTGGTTTCATTATGTTTTTAGGATCTGGGAAGGGCGTGACTAACATGGATTGACCAAtagttttattatttcaatCCATGGAAAGGTTGGATGATGAATGTGGGTCTTGAATTTGGAAAGGAAATGGTTGATTGGTCTGTCGAGGTGGAA from Trifolium pratense cultivar HEN17-A07 linkage group LG1, ARS_RC_1.1, whole genome shotgun sequence includes these protein-coding regions:
- the LOC123914259 gene encoding syntaxin-121-like, with product MNNLFTGSFSRFHSEEVSPDRHHVIEMTDGGGATGGRVNLDKFFDDVEGVKDDLKELEVISHRLEKSHEQSKTVHDAKGVKELRSRMDDEVSVALKKAKMVKLKLEALERSNAANRNLPGCGPGSSSDRTRSSVVNGLKKKLKDSMETFNRLRELISSEYRETVQRRYFTVTGENPDDKTLDLLISTGESETFLQKAIQEQGRGRIIDTINEIQERHDAVKELEKSLLALHQVFLDMTVLVQLQGEQLDDIESHVARASSFVQTGTEQLQTARKHQKNTRKWTCYCIILLLIIVLFVVLFTVKPWQHSGGGGGNQPAPAQTNPSPPPPPTPT